One genomic segment of Acidobacteriota bacterium includes these proteins:
- a CDS encoding chemotaxis protein CheW: protein MTTKDLHIVGFRIGRETFGVPIELVHEIVRVPDITAVPDAPEYIEGVINLRGKIISVVDLRKRFGEREITRTKKNRILVAELDNKMVGLIVDSASEVLKVPRAEVENPPNVFEEGELNYVTGVGKLNGRLIILIELSKILQRGELKRLGDLAEAAQSVASAGS, encoded by the coding sequence ATGACCACCAAGGACCTGCACATCGTCGGGTTCCGCATCGGGCGCGAGACGTTTGGCGTGCCCATCGAATTGGTGCACGAGATCGTGCGCGTGCCCGACATCACCGCCGTGCCTGACGCGCCAGAATACATCGAGGGCGTGATCAACCTGCGCGGCAAGATTATCTCGGTGGTGGATCTGCGCAAGCGTTTTGGCGAGCGTGAGATCACGCGCACCAAGAAGAACCGCATCCTGGTGGCCGAACTGGACAACAAGATGGTCGGCCTGATCGTGGACTCGGCTTCAGAAGTGTTGAAGGTGCCCCGCGCCGAGGTGGAGAATCCTCCCAACGTATTCGAGGAAGGCGAGCTCAACTACGTGACCGGGGTGGGCAAGCTGAACGGACGGCTGATCATCCTCATCGAGTTGTCGAAGATCCTGCAACGCGGCGAGCTGAAGCGGCTCGGCGATCTGGCGGAAGCGGCACAGTCGGTCGCGTCCGCGGGCTCCTAG
- a CDS encoding chemotaxis protein CheA — MSFFSEDKASELKELFFESAQELLQTLNEEALALEKSPGDTETVRSVRRTVHTLKGDSAACGYRELSELAHELEDVLTPELAQSAQNTRIPEVVLAAADTFQSLLAAYRNNLQPPSGEALRQHIKQLTSAPAAAEQAKLAPKFQWSEYEQVVIAHSADRGNAIFHVALQIDRDCPMRAAAMQMIRNVVADFGTVLAIHPEDSTLAEQTEVVEMAIASKHDERWIAKKSHIPAVIKDVVVVQAASAAASGSDSVLEIGETPAQPAASVHPVSSSVTSSESRDEHAEKAASKSAVGETSLRVDADRIDDVLNLVGELIIGKSMLLQTMSEFDKRFAKDPLRGRFADAMAFQARVLRDLQKSVMKIRMVPVEQLFRRVPRIIRDLAKNAGKEVALQISGQDTDLDKSILDTLAEPLSHLVRNAVDHGLETPAERTALGKPAAGIIRLNAFHHGNQVVIEIADDGRGIDRAKVVAKAIERGLITADEAGRMSEGEQFALIFNPGLSTAAQVTEVSGRGVGMDVVKTVLDRLKGSVGITSTVGQGTTFQLKVPLTLAIIKALLFRVADRLYAVPLGSVLEITRATEGEIHRVDNHEVVRLRDQVLTLVRLAKLGKRKASPGKQLFIVIIAIGDRKFGLVVDRLVGEEELVIKALDDHLVATELVSGASILGDGTVVLILNVQAVVARIGRDGAKGAHA; from the coding sequence GTGAGTTTCTTCTCCGAAGACAAAGCGAGCGAGCTGAAAGAACTCTTCTTCGAGAGCGCGCAGGAACTGCTGCAGACGCTCAACGAAGAAGCACTCGCGTTGGAGAAGAGTCCCGGAGACACCGAAACGGTACGCAGCGTGCGCCGGACGGTGCACACCTTGAAAGGCGATTCAGCAGCATGCGGATATCGCGAGCTGAGCGAGTTGGCCCACGAGCTCGAAGACGTGCTCACGCCCGAACTGGCGCAGAGCGCGCAGAACACGCGCATCCCGGAAGTGGTGCTGGCCGCGGCGGACACCTTCCAGTCGCTGCTCGCCGCCTATCGCAACAACCTGCAGCCCCCTTCCGGCGAGGCGTTACGCCAGCACATCAAGCAGCTGACCAGCGCGCCCGCTGCCGCTGAGCAGGCCAAGCTCGCGCCCAAGTTCCAGTGGTCGGAGTACGAACAGGTGGTGATCGCGCATTCTGCCGACCGCGGCAACGCCATCTTCCACGTGGCGCTGCAGATCGATCGCGACTGCCCGATGCGCGCCGCCGCCATGCAGATGATCCGCAACGTGGTCGCGGATTTCGGCACCGTGCTCGCCATCCATCCTGAAGACAGCACGCTGGCCGAGCAGACCGAAGTGGTCGAGATGGCGATCGCCAGCAAGCACGACGAGCGATGGATCGCGAAGAAGTCGCACATCCCCGCCGTGATCAAGGATGTAGTGGTGGTGCAGGCCGCAAGCGCCGCCGCGTCGGGATCAGACAGCGTTCTCGAGATCGGGGAAACGCCGGCGCAACCGGCCGCATCCGTGCACCCCGTGTCGTCTTCCGTGACGTCTTCCGAAAGCAGGGACGAACATGCCGAGAAGGCGGCGAGCAAGAGCGCGGTGGGCGAGACCAGCCTGCGCGTGGACGCCGACCGCATCGACGACGTGCTCAACCTGGTGGGTGAACTCATCATCGGCAAATCGATGCTGCTGCAGACGATGAGCGAGTTCGACAAGCGCTTTGCCAAGGATCCGCTGCGCGGCAGGTTCGCGGACGCCATGGCGTTCCAGGCGCGCGTGCTTCGCGACCTGCAGAAATCGGTGATGAAGATTCGCATGGTGCCGGTGGAGCAGCTTTTCCGGCGCGTGCCCCGCATCATCCGCGACCTGGCCAAGAACGCCGGCAAGGAAGTGGCGCTGCAGATCAGCGGGCAAGACACCGACTTGGACAAGAGCATCCTGGATACGCTCGCCGAGCCGCTCAGCCATCTGGTACGCAACGCCGTGGACCACGGCCTGGAAACGCCGGCCGAGCGCACTGCGCTCGGCAAGCCGGCGGCCGGCATCATCCGGCTGAACGCCTTCCACCATGGCAACCAGGTGGTGATCGAGATCGCGGACGACGGCCGCGGCATCGACCGCGCCAAAGTCGTAGCCAAAGCCATCGAGCGCGGCCTCATCACCGCGGATGAAGCGGGACGCATGAGCGAAGGCGAGCAGTTCGCACTGATCTTCAATCCTGGGCTCTCGACCGCCGCACAAGTGACGGAGGTCTCCGGGCGCGGTGTGGGCATGGACGTGGTGAAGACCGTGCTCGACCGGCTGAAAGGCTCGGTCGGCATCACCAGCACCGTGGGACAAGGCACCACCTTCCAGCTCAAGGTGCCGCTCACCCTCGCCATCATCAAGGCGCTACTGTTCCGGGTGGCTGACCGTCTCTACGCCGTGCCGCTGGGGTCGGTGCTGGAGATCACGCGCGCCACCGAGGGCGAGATCCATCGCGTGGACAACCATGAAGTCGTGCGTTTGCGCGACCAGGTGCTCACGCTGGTCCGCCTGGCAAAGCTCGGCAAGCGCAAAGCCTCGCCGGGGAAGCAACTGTTCATCGTCATCATCGCCATCGGTGACCGCAAGTTCGGGCTGGTGGTCGACCGCCTGGTGGGAGAAGAAGAATTGGTGATCAAGGCGCTCGACGATCACCTGGTCGCCACCGAACTCGTCTCCGGAGCTTCCATCCTGGGCGACGGCACGGTGGTGCTGATCCTGAATGTCCAGGCAGTGGTCGCGCGCATCGGCCGCGACGGCGCCAAAGGAGCGCACGCATGA
- a CDS encoding chemotaxis response regulator protein-glutamate methylesterase, giving the protein MSDPVRVLVVDDSALMRKLIPQILERDGTIQVVGTAMDGSFGLKKIDELKPQVITLDLEMPRMDGIEMLREITKRHRIPVIVVSAHTTQGASATFKALALGAFDFVAKPKDAASAHMEDIATELITKIKTAAQTKMPATPRFEVPVLPTLRRFPKGQGKPHASPSRIVAIGISTGGPNALQYVLSQLPGDFPGSIVVVQHMPEGFTELFARRLDECCAIEVKEAQSGDMLVAGRALICPGNRHLKVRRMPLGNIAVLSDEERVNGHRPSVDILYRSVAQEFGKEAIGVIMTGMGEDGADALGAVKAAGGLTIAQSEESCVVFGMPKAAIERGHAIRVVPLDMMANTLQAQCVPDRVRAVAKV; this is encoded by the coding sequence ATGAGCGATCCGGTGCGCGTCCTGGTGGTCGACGATTCCGCGCTCATGCGGAAACTCATCCCGCAGATCCTCGAGCGCGACGGAACCATCCAAGTGGTGGGCACCGCTATGGATGGCAGCTTCGGCCTGAAAAAGATCGACGAGCTCAAACCGCAGGTGATCACGCTCGACCTCGAGATGCCGCGCATGGACGGCATCGAGATGCTGCGCGAGATCACCAAGCGCCACCGCATCCCGGTGATCGTGGTGAGCGCACACACCACGCAGGGCGCATCCGCCACCTTCAAAGCGCTCGCGCTCGGCGCCTTCGACTTTGTCGCCAAGCCGAAGGACGCGGCTTCCGCCCACATGGAAGACATCGCCACCGAGCTCATCACCAAGATCAAGACCGCCGCACAAACGAAGATGCCGGCCACTCCGCGGTTCGAGGTGCCCGTGTTGCCCACGCTGCGGCGGTTTCCCAAGGGACAGGGCAAGCCACACGCCTCGCCTTCACGCATCGTGGCCATCGGCATCTCCACTGGCGGTCCGAACGCGCTGCAATACGTGCTTTCGCAACTACCCGGCGATTTTCCCGGCTCCATCGTCGTGGTGCAACACATGCCCGAAGGCTTTACCGAGCTGTTCGCCCGCCGGCTGGACGAGTGCTGCGCCATCGAGGTGAAGGAAGCGCAATCGGGCGACATGCTGGTAGCGGGACGAGCGCTCATCTGTCCCGGCAACCGGCACCTCAAGGTGCGGCGCATGCCGCTGGGCAACATCGCGGTGCTTTCCGACGAGGAGCGCGTCAACGGACATCGTCCGTCGGTGGACATCCTCTATCGCTCGGTGGCGCAGGAGTTCGGCAAGGAGGCCATCGGCGTGATCATGACCGGCATGGGTGAGGATGGCGCCGACGCGCTCGGCGCGGTGAAGGCAGCGGGCGGCCTGACCATCGCGCAGAGTGAGGAATCGTGCGTGGTCTTCGGGATGCCGAAGGCGGCCATCGAACGAGGACATGCCATTCGCGTGGTGCCGCTCGACATGATGGCGAATACGCTGCAGGCGCAGTGCGTTCCCGACCGCGTCCGCGCGGTGGCGAAAGTTTAG
- a CDS encoding response regulator — translation MEQFAALLRSKDKQPVRYLVVDDSVFARKNLTKMIETFGGQVAGEAGDGCTAITEYDRIHPDVVLMDITMPQMEGIEAAERIVRNHPEARVIMVSSVGYQENIVTALQKGARHFVQKPVKPEVLYEVIKYVLGEDGIAMAAAAAGEN, via the coding sequence ATGGAACAATTCGCGGCTCTGCTTCGCAGCAAAGACAAGCAGCCGGTACGCTACCTGGTGGTAGACGATTCGGTATTCGCGCGCAAGAACCTCACCAAGATGATCGAGACCTTTGGCGGCCAGGTGGCGGGCGAGGCGGGCGACGGTTGCACCGCCATCACGGAATACGACCGCATCCATCCCGACGTGGTACTCATGGACATCACCATGCCGCAGATGGAAGGCATCGAGGCAGCCGAGCGCATCGTGCGCAATCATCCGGAAGCGCGCGTCATCATGGTCTCGTCGGTCGGCTACCAGGAAAACATCGTCACCGCCCTGCAAAAAGGCGCGCGCCACTTCGTGCAGAAGCCGGTGAAACCCGAGGTGCTGTACGAGGTGATCAAGTACGTGCTCGGTGAAGACGGCATCGCCATGGCCGCAGCGGCGGCGGGAGAGAACTAA
- a CDS encoding chemotaxis protein CheX encodes MKMELIQPFINAADAVLAETLQCPTKIGDVAMEEEAYRRKGTAAIINIHGDIEGRVIFDLDSATAVKVASYLAGEVVSDNAEIVRETVFELANQIIGNAVTTLNDQGFRFKIAPPELHADELGEKSNEEQEALVMCFDTANGSVYMNIAMRYNRRRRQERAVVAG; translated from the coding sequence ATGAAGATGGAGTTGATCCAGCCCTTCATCAACGCCGCGGACGCCGTGCTCGCCGAGACGCTGCAGTGTCCCACCAAGATCGGCGACGTCGCCATGGAAGAGGAGGCGTACCGCCGCAAAGGCACCGCCGCCATCATCAACATCCACGGCGACATCGAAGGCCGGGTGATATTCGACCTCGACAGCGCCACCGCGGTGAAGGTGGCCAGTTACCTTGCCGGTGAGGTGGTGAGCGATAACGCCGAGATCGTGCGCGAGACCGTCTTCGAGCTAGCCAACCAGATCATCGGCAATGCCGTGACCACGCTCAACGATCAGGGCTTCCGCTTCAAGATCGCGCCCCCGGAGCTGCACGCCGATGAGCTGGGCGAGAAGAGCAACGAGGAGCAGGAAGCGCTCGTGATGTGCTTTGACACCGCCAATGGCAGCGTCTACATGAACATCGCCATGCGCTACAACCGGCGCCGCCGCCAGGAGAGGGCCGTCGTCGCGGGCTGA
- a CDS encoding YncE family protein translates to MRRRSTGIAAIILLIVFAMGCGETFRPIATPIPQPGGDPSNLLHAIVVSQNPGTPLPTTGCGTPAVAPCLGGASSIDTSGDSNVGNAVTGVTPVHAGFVSVTRTYVANLGNNTVTRILTQAPTSGSVTIPMPTGCGPRFVMSRNDGTAYIACPDRDSAAAFDSVVVLSVPLDSITAEVQLPAGSNPVSLNEAFNGSKVYSLNSGNGTVSVIATVDNIVMKTITVGGSPTWSSMNQDGSLLFVANAGGYVSVIDTNADALALPPVASVNVIAVGGNPTFVTFDANRRRLYVVNNAGNTISVIDAVATSSTFLSVIATIPVGADPRSATALRNGAKVYVSSCGSNTVSVIDATSLAVVKTITTGTCPIGLTSPTDSSRVIVGVQGAGTGATASDPPQILSISTQTDAVLVTLKPPQQDPSCAINPTLLPPVTYCPLQQPVFVTMSP, encoded by the coding sequence ATGCGCAGACGCAGCACCGGGATAGCAGCCATCATTCTTCTTATCGTATTTGCCATGGGGTGTGGGGAGACCTTTCGTCCCATCGCGACTCCGATCCCGCAGCCGGGCGGCGATCCCAGCAACCTGCTCCACGCCATCGTGGTCAGCCAGAATCCTGGGACACCCCTTCCGACCACGGGCTGCGGCACTCCCGCCGTGGCGCCCTGCCTGGGCGGCGCCAGTAGCATCGACACCAGCGGTGACAGCAACGTAGGCAACGCAGTCACGGGCGTGACCCCGGTGCATGCGGGTTTCGTGAGCGTCACGCGGACGTACGTCGCCAACCTGGGCAACAACACGGTGACGCGGATCCTTACGCAGGCTCCCACCTCCGGCTCGGTGACCATCCCCATGCCGACAGGCTGCGGGCCGCGGTTCGTGATGAGCCGCAATGACGGGACGGCGTACATCGCTTGTCCGGACCGCGATAGCGCGGCCGCGTTCGACAGCGTAGTGGTGCTGAGCGTCCCGTTGGATTCGATCACGGCGGAGGTTCAACTCCCGGCCGGAAGCAATCCGGTGTCGCTCAACGAGGCCTTCAACGGGAGCAAGGTGTACTCGTTGAATAGCGGCAATGGCACCGTGAGCGTGATCGCCACCGTCGACAATATTGTCATGAAGACGATCACGGTGGGCGGTTCACCCACCTGGTCAAGCATGAACCAGGATGGCTCGCTGTTGTTCGTTGCCAACGCGGGGGGCTACGTCAGTGTGATCGACACCAATGCCGATGCGCTCGCGCTGCCTCCGGTCGCGTCGGTGAACGTGATCGCCGTGGGCGGCAACCCTACCTTCGTGACGTTTGACGCCAACCGCCGCCGCCTGTACGTGGTCAATAATGCCGGCAACACCATCAGCGTGATCGACGCGGTCGCGACCTCGAGCACCTTCCTGAGCGTGATCGCGACCATCCCGGTGGGCGCCGACCCGCGCTCGGCCACGGCGCTGCGGAACGGCGCGAAGGTCTACGTGTCCAGCTGCGGCTCGAACACCGTCTCGGTGATCGATGCCACGAGTCTTGCGGTGGTGAAGACCATCACTACCGGGACCTGCCCCATCGGGCTGACCTCGCCCACCGATTCCTCGCGCGTCATAGTGGGAGTGCAGGGTGCGGGGACGGGCGCGACGGCAAGCGATCCGCCGCAGATCTTGAGCATCAGCACCCAGACCGATGCGGTGCTGGTCACGTTGAAGCCGCCGCAGCAAGATCCGAGTTGCGCCATCAATCCGACGTTGCTGCCACCGGTGACGTACTGCCCGCTGCAGCAGCCCGTGTTCGTCACCATGTCGCCGTAG